In Acidobacteriota bacterium, the following proteins share a genomic window:
- a CDS encoding diacylglycerol kinase family protein codes for MYLKTQVIVNPISSKGKTEKKWNYIKEALKNIIKDFKFIFTEKPFHATEIARESIKNGYELIVGVGGDGTINEIANGFMENDRMINPEASLGVIPSGTGNDFVKNLNIPKKIKESIRILKEAKNKKIDIGKVAFYDKSGDRIVRYFLNVADFGIGGEIVKRVNFEDYKKRGKWCYWKGLLYASLHYKSKNVKILMGKSELKGNYFIGAVANGKIFGGNMKIAPYAEIDDGYFDFILVEDISLWEILKNSVKLMRGTHLSHPKVSFFREKEIEVFPEKDEEILLDLDGEQPGMLPAKFEIIPSSFVVKSS; via the coding sequence ATGTATCTAAAGACTCAGGTAATTGTAAATCCAATATCCTCAAAAGGAAAAACTGAAAAGAAATGGAACTACATAAAGGAAGCCTTAAAAAATATCATTAAGGATTTCAAATTTATTTTTACTGAAAAACCATTTCATGCTACTGAAATAGCTCGAGAATCAATAAAAAATGGTTATGAGTTGATCGTTGGAGTTGGAGGGGATGGAACAATAAACGAGATAGCTAATGGATTTATGGAAAATGACCGAATGATAAACCCTGAAGCTTCGTTAGGGGTAATCCCTTCTGGAACAGGAAATGACTTTGTTAAAAACCTGAACATCCCAAAGAAAATAAAAGAATCCATAAGAATACTAAAAGAAGCAAAAAATAAAAAAATAGATATAGGAAAAGTAGCTTTTTATGATAAAAGTGGTGACAGGATAGTCCGTTATTTTTTAAATGTGGCAGATTTCGGAATCGGAGGAGAGATTGTAAAGAGAGTAAATTTTGAAGATTATAAAAAGAGGGGTAAATGGTGTTACTGGAAAGGTCTTCTTTATGCTTCTCTACATTATAAAAGCAAAAATGTTAAAATACTTATGGGTAAAAGTGAATTAAAAGGTAATTACTTTATTGGAGCTGTAGCTAATGGAAAGATATTCGGAGGCAACATGAAAATCGCACCGTATGCAGAAATTGATGATGGCTACTTTGATTTCATTCTTGTAGAAGATATATCTTTGTGGGAGATATTAAAGAACAGTGTCAAACTAATGAGAGGTACTCATTTATCCCATCCAAAAGTAAGTTTTTTCAGGGAAAAAGAGATAGAAGTATTTCCTGAAAAAGATGAAGAAATCCTTTTAGATTTAGACGGAGAACAACCTGGAATGCTTCCTGCTAAATTTGAAATAATTCCCTCCTCCTTTGTAGTGAAAAGCTCATGA
- a CDS encoding lytic transglycosylase domain-containing protein, with the protein MIKYLTVEESSPFMAGFFKKIIFFLIPLLISIECFSEIKVFKDKNGVLVITNSSYKADYSITSKFNMKDNDYLNKLIDEISKREGVDSKLIHSIIKTESNYNHNSISKKGAVGIMQLMPETAKKYGVKNIYDLRENLKGGIKYFKDLLNEYEGNVPLALAAYNAGKIAVEKYDGIPPYEETRNYVKKIVSDYGKDKIRLKKTLYKYYDQEGVLNITDSPPLPGKYKGRVEILN; encoded by the coding sequence TCTTTAAAAAAATTATTTTTTTCCTGATTCCATTACTTATCTCCATTGAATGTTTTTCTGAAATAAAAGTTTTTAAAGATAAGAATGGAGTCCTGGTTATAACAAATTCTTCTTATAAAGCTGATTATTCCATAACTTCAAAATTTAACATGAAAGATAATGATTATTTGAATAAATTAATAGATGAAATATCCAAGAGAGAAGGAGTAGATTCCAAGTTGATTCATTCAATAATAAAAACAGAATCTAATTACAATCATAATTCCATATCAAAGAAGGGAGCAGTAGGAATCATGCAGTTAATGCCTGAAACAGCAAAAAAATATGGAGTGAAAAATATATATGATTTACGAGAAAATCTTAAGGGTGGAATAAAGTATTTTAAAGATTTACTCAATGAATATGAAGGAAATGTGCCTTTAGCTTTAGCAGCTTATAATGCAGGAAAGATCGCTGTTGAGAAGTACGATGGCATTCCTCCCTACGAAGAGACGAGAAATTATGTAAAAAAAATTGTTAGCGATTATGGAAAGGATAAAATAAGGTTAAAAAAGACTCTGTATAAATATTATGACCAAGAAGGCGTACTGAATATTACTGATAGCCCTCCTCTTCCCGGAAAATACAAAGGAAGAGTAGAGATTTTGAATTGA